In Desulfopila inferna, the DNA window ATGCAAGATTGCCGTAAAAGAGGGGACATTTTCTCTTTTTGCCGAAGTAATACGTGAAGAAGCGCCTGTTTCCTATTATTACGGTAAATGGTCTACCCGTTGCTGGCGCGCCATACGGGAGATGCGCATAGGTATCTATACGCAGCAGTTCGAGCTGATTGAGGAAGCGAACGAATTTCTTGAGCAGCAGTGCACCGAAATGGCCCCCAGCATGCCACCTGCGGTACAGGTCACAACTCAGCCTTTTTCATCTGAATGGTTTCGTTCACTACCCGTTTCTTTTCAGTTTTATCTGCTCGACAGCGTCCTGCGCCATGCCCAGGCAAACCTGATCTCCTATCCCGAACTCCTCGCCTTTCTGCAAAACGAAGAAGGTTTTTCAGGCTTCAGCAGCGATGAACGTCTTCCTTTTAAAAGACTGTTGTTCAATCAGCTACTCTTCCGGGGTGATCTCAATGCTGCAACACAGCTGGTCAGCTCAGATGAAGATGCCTTTTCCGGTACCGGGGCAAAAGGCACTATACTCTTTCTTCAGGGGGAACTGGAATCCTCCATCCACGCCTATGAAGCCGATATTGATTTCCTGAAATCCTTCAGCAGTGACGACAATGTCGCCTTCTTTGGCCCGGCAGGAATTTTTCATATCCTTGCCCTTCTTCAGTACGGCGCCGGCAATGAGCAGGGCAAGGTTGCCGACCAGATAAGCATCGCCATGACCAACTTTTCCCACGGCGCCGAAATCGCAGCTTACCATTATCTGGCTACTGTTATAAGCGCCCAGCAGAACATCAGCGTGCCGCAGGAACTGCTCAACCTGAAAAAAGAAGGAAAACATCACAGCCTCACCCTGCTTTTTGCCGGCCTTTCCCAATATTGGCTGAACAGATCACTCCAGTCACATCTGGAGAAAAAAATAAAGATGATGCTCGCCAGAGCGAGAGAAAACGGCTACGATTTCATGGCCCTGGCCTTCGCCGAGATTCTAGAGAAGATCAGCCACGAGAAATCCGATTTTAGGGAAATCATAGAAGAACTCCGGGCAAAAAACTCGATTATATCTCTGATTTCGATCCTGGAACCGGAAGAGCCCTGGAAACGCAGCCTTCAGGCACTCATTCATGCCACCGTCGAAAACCAGGACACTGAGCTGCCTCAAGATATTCGTCTGGTCTGGATGGTCAACTACAAGAACGGCAAGATCAGCATCAGCCCCAGGGAACAGAAACTCAGTCCAACCGGAGAATGGAGCAAAGGCAAGCCACTTTCCCTGGCCAGACTCCACGAATCCGATAAACTTCCCTATCTTTCAATCCAGGACAGAAAGGTATGCAGAGCCATTACTAAAACATATAATCAGGAAACCCACAGCACCTCCTTTGCCTTCGATATGGACAAGGTGCTGACGAATCTGGTCGGTCATCCCCTGCTCTTTCTCAGTAAATCGCCGACCACCCCTGTTGAATTTGCCGCCGGTGAACCGGAGCTGTTGGTAGAAGAGATCGGGGACCAGCTCCATATCCGTTTCGCCCAATCGATAACGGATGGCGACATTACCGTCTTTCAGGAAACCCCGACCCGTTTCAAAATTATTGCCATTAAGGAAAATCACCGGAGAATAGCGCAGATTACCGGCAAGGACGGTCTGGTTGTTCCCAAGGAAGCCAGCGACCATGTCCTCACCGCCATCGGCAACATCAGCTCGTTCATGACTGTCCATTCGGCAATCGCCGTGGATCAGTCATCGCGCAGCAAAGCCAATATAACTCTGGTGGAAGCCGACCCCACCATCTATATGCATCTACTGCCCTACGGCAGGGGTTTTCGGCTCGACATGTTCGTCAAGCCCTTCTCCGAGGGAGGGCATTACCTCAAACCTGGTCAGGGTGTTGAAAATCTTATGGCCGAGGTAAAGGGAAAACGGTTGCAAACCAGAAGAAATCTGGCACTCGAAGAAGAAAAAGCCCGGGATGTCGAAGAGCTCTGCCCCATTCTTGATCTGGCAACCGATATGGAACAGGAAAACGACCGCGAGTGGCATCTGCATGACCCGGACGACTGCCTCCAGGCGCTCATCGAGCTGCAGGCCATCAGCGATAGAGTTGTGATTGAATGGCCTGAAGGAGAAAAGCTGAGCGTCACTCACCAGGCGTCCTTTAAGAACATGAATCTCAAGATCAGAACGAACCGGCAAAACTGGTTCAGCATGAGCGGCCACCTTACCCTGGACCGGGACAAGGTGATTGATCTCAAAGAGCTGCTCCTGAAAGTGAAGCAGTCCTCCGGGAGATTCATTCAACTGGGGGATGGCCAGTTTCTCGCCCTGACCCAGGAGTTCAAAAAGCGGCTTGAGGATCTCAATACCTATGGAGAAGATTCCGACGATCAGTCCGGCAATGAGATTCTGGTGCATCCGCTTGCCGCCCTGCCCCTTGAAGATCTGGCTAAACAGGCCTCGACAACAGCCGATGCGGGATGGCACCTGCAGCTCGACCGCATCAGCGATGCCCAGTCCTTTGTGCCGAAGCTGCCATCGACACTTCAGGCCGAGCTTCGCGACTATCAGGTGGAAGGCTTCAACTGGCTTGCCAGATTGGCTTTTTTAGGCGTCGGCGGCTGTCTTGCCGATGACATGGGCCTTGGCAAGACCCTGCAGTCGCTGGCCATCATCCTCAAAAATGCCGCCAAAGGACCCACGCTGGTGGTAGCGCCGACCTCCGTTTCAACCAACTGGCAAAGCGAAGTAAATCGCTTCACCCCCACCTTGAACATGGTAACGCTGCCCGCCAAGAACCGGTCAAAGGCCATTAAAAAGCTAGGGGGCTTCGATATGCTCATCACCACCTATACCCTGCTGCAGCAGGAATCCGAGCTTCTCTCCCGGGTGGAATGGCAGACAGTTATTCTCGATGAGGCGCAGGCCATCAAAAATGCCGCCACCAAAAGATCAAAGGCGGCGATGTCACTGCGCGCTAAATTCAAGCTTATCACCACGGGGACGCCCATTGAAAATCATCTGGGCGAACTCTGGAATCTCTTTAATTTTATCAATCCAGGCCTCCTTGGCTCCATCGGCAACTTCAATGAAAAATACGCCATTCCGATCGAACGGTTCCAGGATCGGGATGCCAAAATCAAACTGAAGAAGCTTATCCGGCCTTTTATTCTGCGGCGTATCAAATCGCAGGTGCTTGAAGAACTGCCGCCCAGAACGGATGTGACCCTCCAGGTAGAGATGAGCGACGAAGAGGCACATTTTTACGAGGCCCTGCGCCAGAATGCCCTTGATATTCTGGAGAGCAACAAGGACAAGAAAGGCCGCCACCTCCAGATCCTCACGGAGATCATGAAACTGCGGCAGGCCTGCTGCAATCCGCGGCTTATAAGTCCCGATACCTCTATACAAAGCTCGAAACTGCAAATCTTTTCCTCGGTTGTGGAAGAGCTGATCGGCGGTCGACACAAGGCGCTGGTCTTCAGTCAGTTCATCGGGCATCTGAAAATCATCCGCGAGTATCTCGACAGTCAGGGCATCTCCTATCAATACCTGGATGGTTCCACTCCTTCCAAAGACAGAAAAACGCGGGTCGATGATTTCCAGTCCGGCCAGGGAGATCTCTTCCTCATCAGTCTGAAAGCGGGAGGTTTGGGGCTCAACCTGACGGCAGCAGATTATGTCATTCATATGGATCCCTGGTGGAACCCGGCCATCGAAGACCAGGCTTCGGACAGGGCTCACCGCATCGGGCAGACCCGCCCGGTCACCATCTATAGACTGGTGTGCAAAAATTCCATCGAGGAAAAAATAGTCAAGCTCCACCAGGAAAAGCGCGATCTGGCCGGAAGCCTGCTGGAAGGCAGCGATATCAGCGCCAAGATGAGTTCGGACGATCTGATCGATCTGATCCGGGAGGGATAGCACCGGCCGGCTTAAGAGACCAGATGTTTTTCGATCAAGCCGTAAAAACCGAGATCGCCGGAGCTGAAATACCAGCCCATATGATTCGCACACATGGAGCAAAAAGCCAATGTCCAGATATACCCGGCAAACCAGGTAAATTCGGAGAATGATTCTCCCTGGACAGTGCAGCCTGCAGCGCTGCTAAAGCAGCGAATCTCGAAAATTACGCCGGCCGGGTTGAAAAACGCGTGTCGGTGGCTGTCATTCATCTCGACGGCATGGTCCGCATGGGTGATAAGATGACCGCAGAACTTGCAGAACAGCGCCTTCTCCGGCTCATCTTCCTGCTCGTCCTGTCCGACGGTGTCAATATCAGCAGTTGTTTCGTCTTCTTCCTTAAATAAATAGGCGTCGACCATATTCATTCTCCGGATATATTTTGACGGTATTTTTCTTACTTCTGCTGTGCCCTTAATTCAGTATAGTATGAAACGATGGTCTTTACCATCTCTTCAATGGTATGTTCCTCCGGCTGCAGGTTAACGGTCAAACCATTATCCGTGATCGTCTTTGCGGTGATGGGGCCGATGGCGGTGATCTTTACGTCTTTGAGCAACTCCTTGAGCTCGCCCTCACTGCCGGCACCCAGCATGGTCAGAAAATTCCTGACGGTGGAAGAGCTGGTAAAAGTCACCATATCGACCTTCCCCGTCTCAAGTTCGGCGCGCAGCTCTTTTTTACGATCTTCGGGCAGCACGTTCTTGTACACCGGGGCAATGGTAACCTGTGCTCCAGCGCCGCGCAGGGTCTCAGGCAGAACCTCCCTGCCCTTCTCTGCCCGGGGGATGAGAATGTTTCTGCCTTCAACTCCCTGGTCCAGCAGACTATCGGCCAGCCCTTCGCTGGTAAAAACCGGAGGAATGAGATCGGCATTGACGCCATAGCTGTGCAGCAGATCGGCGGTGCTCCTGCCGACGGCCGCAATACCCGGTCCCTTCAGGTCCCTGGCATCCATCCCCCTTTTAAATAAACGATCAAAGAAATAGGTCACACCGTTGAGAGAGGAGAACAGAATCCAGTGATATTCCTCAATCCGCTCCAGTTCGGTATCGAGGATATCGTACGAATCAACCGGCTGAATATCAATGGTTGCACACTCAAAGCAGTCGGCACCGTTTTCTTCAAGGTCGGCGATCAGCCTGCTGGCCTGATCCCGCGTTCTGGTGACCACTATCTTTTTACCGAAGAGCGGCCGTTTCTCAAACCAGTCTATGGTTTCCCGCAGAGTAACGACTTCACCGACAATTATGAGGGAAGGTGGTTTAATGCCGGCTTCCGCCACCACATCCTTTATAGTGCCCAGTGTACCGACCACGGTTCTCTGTTCGGGGGTTGAAGCCCAGCGAACCACGGCCACAGGCGTCTTGGGGTCGCGGCCATGCTTGACCAGGTTTTCCACGATTATGGGCAGATTTTTAATTCCCATATAGACGACAATTGTTCCGGCTCCGGTGGCCAGTTTGCTCCAGTCGACATTGGAATCCTTTTTGGTGGGATCTTCATGACCGGTGAGAAAGGCAACGGAGGCCGTGTAGTTTCGATGTGTGATGGGGATACCGGCATAGGTAGCCGCAGCGGTCGCCGAAGTTACTCCCGGAACCACCTCGAAAGGGACATTGGCGGCAAAGAGCCTTTCCAGCTCCTCTCCACCTCTTCCGAAAATAAAAGGATCACCACCCTTGAGCCGAACCACGATTTTTCCCGCCAGCGCATGATCCACCAGCATCTGATTTATCTCGTCCTGGGTATGGGTATGCTTGGCTCCACCTTTTTTACCGGCATAAATAAGAATGGCATCTTTAGAGACATGCTTAAGCAGTTTGCGGCTGGCCAGATAATCATAGACGACGACCTCGGCCTTTTCCAGCAGATATTTGCCCCTCACCGTAATTAGGCCGGGATCACCCGGTCCGGCTCCTACCAGGTAAACCTTGCCGATCCTGCCGTTTCCTTTTTTCTCGTCCATAACCATCTCATGACAACCACTGTGCCTGATTTCTTTAAATTCATCTCATGGCGAATATATATTCCTGCATGACACAGGATCTCCGTTTCGCCCTCTTTAACAGAAGAGGCCAGAACAGATGATTTCTCCAACCTGTTCTGGCCCGCTCTCATTTTTGCACTATTGTGCGACATATTAAGATATCCTGGCATAAAAGGCAAAAAAAAAGGGTACTCCCCTTTCAGTGCAAGAGAAATACCCTTTTTTCGGATACTTAACAGGACAACAACAGTTAGTTCAATTACAGCTCGCTCATGATGGAGTCGGTCACTTCCTTGATGGAAGCAGAGCCGTCGACAGAGATGACCTTTGGCCCGTCGGCATTCTTAAAGTAATTGACTGCTGCCATGGTGCCGGTTTCTTCGTCATAATAAATATTATGTCGCTTGTTGATGGCTTCCTCATCCTGATCGTCGGGACGGGTCTTCAGTTCGCCGCCGCAGACGCGACAGACAAGTTTGCCGTCTTTTTCCACGGGCTTGATGGCATCAAAGGCGATATGGTTGGGGTGGTTGTTGTCATTGACACAGAGCCGGCGTCCCATGATGCGTTCTTTAGCCACCTCACGTTCGAGCCTGATCTCAATAACATAATCAAGAGCCAAATCTTCTTTTTTAAGAGTCTCGGCAAGGGTAACCGCCTGATCCTTGGAACGGGGAAATCCGTCGAGAATCCAGCCGTTTTTACAGTCATCTTTCTGCAGTCTGGCTACCATCATGGGAATGGTAATATCATCGGGCACCAGATCACCACGGTCAATATATTCTTTAGCCTTTTTGCCAAGTTCTGTGCCGCCGCTGATATGCTCTCTGAAAATCGCACCGGACTCAATATGAGGGATATCGTATTTTTTTGATATAATCGCTCCCTGCGTCCCTTTACCGCTTCCATTTGGTCCAAAAACCAGGATATTTTTACCCATTACTTTCTCCTTTGAAGTTAAAATACGAAAAACAGCTATAAGATAGCTAACCCAGCTGAGCTGGATAAGCGCCTTGGTGGTATATTTAAGCTATTGGTCTTTAATGCACTTTCCGCTTCCTTGTTTTTTATGATAGACTCTCAGGTGTAAGGTACTAATACCACCGGCAATGAAAAATCATCTGACGGCGGAGAAACCTTATATTCTTCTCCAGCGGAGGGAGATACACAAAAAAACATAATCAAGCACTCCGACACCCGATTGCGGCTCAAGAGGACTCTCTTTCTCTCTTCTCAGGCTATCCTCTCAACCGGAATCATCGGCTCTTTTTCACAGTGGCTTTAGCGATTACTTTCTGCGCTTTCCTGCCAGGCAGGAGGAAACTATATACTACTTTATCCTTACAGGCCAGTAAATTATCTTTTGTATTTTTTTGACATTAAGCCGTAAAGCGGGTAGGCTGGCGCATCTGCATCAGGTTGTTTACCCAGGACCGCTGGTCCGGTTCGGGAGCCTGAGCTGCTACAATTTTCACAATGTTCCCACACAATGGGTAGAATGGATAGAAAGGTTATGAGAGAGATACAGGTAGGCCTCATAGGTTTCGGCACCGTAGGACAGGGACTCGCCCGAACGCTGCTGCAGCAGAAAGATCTGATTGAACAGCGTAGCGGAGCTACGGTTCTCCTCTCCAGGGTGGCTGATATTAATCATGATACATTGCCGCAGGAATTTCAGGAAACCGTTTTCTCAAAGGATGCCAATGATATCTTTGAAGATCCACAGATAGATATCGTCGTCGAGCTGATCGGCGGCATCGAACCCGCCAAATCGTTTCTCCTCAAGGCTATCGCCAAGGGCAAGCATGTAGTTTCCGCCAACAAGGCGCTGCTTTCCACCCACGGCCGCGAAATTTTTTCAGCAGCAGCCGCCAACGATGTCGAGGTCGGCTTCGAGGCCAGTGTCGGTGGGGGAATGCCGGTGATCAAATCACTCAAGGAAGGACTGATCGCCAACACCATTCTCTCAATCAGGGGAATAATGAACGGTACCGCCAACTATATTCTTACTCAAATGACGGAGCACGGCTACGCCTTCGCAGACGTTCTCAGGGACGCCCAGCAGAAAGGCTTCGCCGAGGCCGATCCAACTTATGATATCGAAGGCATCGATACCGCCCATAAGCTTGCTATCCTGATGACCATAGCCTACGGCAAACACGTTCACCTCGACCATGTCACCACGGAAGGCATCAGTAATATCCATCCCATCGATATCGAGTTTGCCAGGGAATTCGGCTACCGCATCAAGCTGCTGGCCATCAGCCACAACCACGGCAGTCATATGGAGGCACGGGTGCATCCCACCATGGTGCCGGAGTCTCATATGCTGGCTAATATCCACGGTGCCTTCAATGCCATCCAATTCACCGGTGATATAGTCGGAGATGTCCTCCTCTACGGACAAGGAGCCGGAATGATGCCCACCGGCAGTGCCGTTGCCGCCGACGTCATCGATATCGGCAGAAACATCATTGCAGGATCCGTCAACCGGGTGCCCTCGCTCTCCTATCTTCCGGAAAATATCTCCACTCCCGATATCACCCCCATGGGCGAGTTGGAGTGCCCTTATTACTTCCGCATCACAGCGGTCGACCAGCCTGGAGTTCTTTCCAAGATCACCGGTGTATTCGGCCGACATGGCATTTCGATCAAATCGATGATCCAGAAAAGCCGCGGCAAGGGCAATCCGGTCTTTATCGTATTCAGGTCGCACATGGCCAGGGAAAGCGAAGTGCAAAAGGCCATCGCCGAAATCAATGCTCTCGATGTTATTACAGACCCGACAGTGACGATCAGGGGTCTGATAGAAGACAAAAACGGCCATTGATAGCGCGGAGAGGCAAATGAAATATCTGATTCTGGTTGGCGACGGCATGGGGGACTTCCCCCTTGCTGAACTGGGCAATGCAACTCCCCTGGAAGCCGCCGCAACACCGGCGATGGATGAAATCTGCCGGAAAGGTGAACTGTTCCGCACTAAGACTATCCCCGAGGGTTATGCTCCGGGCAGCGATGTTGCCAATCTCTCTCTGATGGGCTACGATCCCGCAAAATATTACACCGGCAGAGCGCCCCTGGAAGCCGCCAGCATGGGAATTGCGCTGGCCCCGGACGAAACTGCCTTTCGCTGCAACCTGGTTACTCTGGCATTCGAGTCGGAGAAAGTGATCGACATGGTCGATTTTACCGGCGGCCATATCAGCACCGCGGAGGCCGGCGAGCTGATAGCCGCCCTGGAGGAAGAATGCGGCGGCGATCTCTTTCATTTTTTTGCCGGAGTCAGCTATCGTCACCTGCTCACCTTCAGGGGAGATCTGCCCGGACTGGCGACGGTTCCGCCACATGATTATATCGAACAGAATATTTTCCGGTTCCGTAACAATTACCTCAGACACCATAGCTGGGCAGATCTTCTGTCAAAAGCTGAAAAAGTGCTGGCGCAGCACCCGGTCAACAGGAAACGACTCGCCAACTCACAGCTGCCCGCCAACTCCATTTGGCTTTGGGGTGAGGGAAAAATGCCGCAGATGCCCACCTTCAGAGAGCGCTTCAATATCCAGGGCAGCATGATCTCCGCCGTTGATCTGCTCAAAGGCATCGGGGTCAACGCGGGACTGCGGATCATCGATGTTCCCGGAGCGACCGGCTTTCTCGACACCAACTATCGGGGTAAAGCCGAAGCGGCTCTTGAGGCCCTACAAAGCCAGGATTTTGTTTTCGTTCATCTGGAGGCGCCCGATGAATCGGGTCATCAGGGTTCGATCAAGAACAAGCTCCAGGCCATTGAGGATTTTGACAGCAAAATTGTGGGCTATATCATCGAGGCGCTGCACCACAAAGGAGTGGACTTTCGTGTGAGTGTCACCACCGATCACTACACCCCGATCGCCCTGCGCACCCACACCATTGATCCGGTACCTACTCTGCTCTACGATTCCCGCCATACCGAAAACGGCTGCGGGTTGTCGTTCTCGGAAAGATCGGCACAATCTAAAAATATCCGGCTGCTTGAAAACGGCCACGAACTGATCAATACACTTCTCCAGCAGCCATGCAACTCAAAATGAAGGAGCCGGTCCATAGAAGCCGGTGCCGAGTACTTTATGGCGACACCGATGCCGCCGGAGTCGTCTACAATGCCAATTATCTCAGATACTTTGAAATCGGCCGTACTGAGATGATGCGCGACTGGGTCTGCAGCTATCGGGACATCGAGAAGCTGGGAATTCTTCTTCCGGTCACCGAATGCTTCTCACGCTTCAAGGCCCCCGCCTTTTACGATGATCTTCTCACCATCGAAACAGCGATCGATACGCTGAAAAAGGTATCCTGCCGCTTTCACTACCGCATCACCCGCGATGACCCCGAACTAGGACAACCCAAGCTCTTGGTAAAAGGCTATACCATTCATGCCGCCGTCAACCGGGAAGGCAGGCTTGTCCAGCTTCCGGAGGAAATCTCCGCAAAACTGCACGGTCTTATAAAAATGAATCTACCTCAACAATAGCCATTGACATTCAAAGGACATCGTTGTATATTTTTCCTCGCAACGCGGGGTGGAGCAGTTCGGTAGCTCGTCGGGCTCATAACCCGAAGGTCGGAGGTTCAAATCCTTCCCCCGCTACCAAGACATTTCAAGGACTTATGGCTTAATTGCCATAAGTCCTTTTTTTTTAGATAATGTGAGTTGGTGACCTAAGATTCCCCTCTTTGCCACGGAAGAGGTACACTTCTTTTCTTTTCAATTTTTCTGAAGCATTTATCTTCAAAAACGGGTTGCAATATCTAAATACCCCATTTTAACTTTAAAGCTGGTTCGTCCTTCTTCGAGTTTCCCTTCCCGGTAAAAAAAAGCTACCTCAAAAAATTGCGGTGATGCTTGGAACCGTTCGCAAAAACATTCACCTCTCAAGAGTTAACGGTGCACCACTTTGAGGTTGTAGACAAGAACTCGACCTGGAAATGGAGATTATCAGTTATCAAATTTTATTACATCCGGCGTGAGCTTCAATAATGATCTAAATAGTACTGTTAGCAAATAGCACTTTCGCCCTACTCTGCAAAGCAGTTACTGTTTCCAGGTGATAGGAATTTCTTGCTAAAAAATCCACCTTCAGATATCCTTAACTGATTTTTGCAGCTTGTATGTAGTTCAACTATTAACAATATTGTGCAGTTAATGCACAATTGGCACGCAAAGGTTCTATCTAATTTTATCAGAGAGAGGGGAAAGCATGAGAAAGCATTTGGTTTTTACTGCAGTAGTGTTGGTAATTTTCTTTTCAGCTTCAGCTTACGCACAAAATCCCGAAAGATTCTATATTGGGGCGGGTGGTTCTTATGCTGTAGAGAATTTTGATGGTGGAGATTATGATAATTCGTGGGGGGCAAACCTCAAGTTTGGCTACAAGTTGCACCCGTTGTTTGATCTTGAACTCAACCTCGACTACTTGGATGAATTTGAAGACAGTTTGAACGATTTTCAGGTTGCAGGCATGAATGTTAGCGGAGATGCCAGTTTAGAAGTGACCACGTTCATGTTTGTGATGAAGGGATATTTTCCGCTCAACCATGAGAATGTAAAGCTGTCAGTGGTAGTTGGAGGAGGGATAATGAACGCTGATCTTGATTCCGAGGTACGCATCGATCAGTATGCTTATGCCGAATCTTTCGATGACTCTGATTTCGCATGGAAAGTGGGATTAGGGGCAGATGTATTTGTGAGCCGGGAGGTATCGCTGGGTATTGAAGGTAACTATACGATGGGAACCGGCGATCTTGATGGAATTGAATATTTCAATTTCACCCTGGGCGTCGCCTATCATTTTTGATCTTCAATAATCAAACGACGAGAGGTAGGGGGATTTCCAGAGGAGTTTGGGGAAAAATAGCCACTTTCAGGCAGTATTTTTCCCCAAATCTCAGTTTAATTTGGCCGTGTTACTGTATAGGCGTGAATTCCACCCTTCTGTTTTTAGCCTGACCCTCTTTTGTTTCATTCGAATAGGCTGGTCGGCTCTCTCCATAACCAACAGCTTGCAGCCGCTCCCGTTCAACACCTGCATTCTCGGAAAGATAATCAACAACTGCTTGAGCACGCTCTTGCGACAGATTCTGATTGTATTCCGCCGATCCGACACTATCGGTATGACCTTCAACCTGTACTCTCATTTCGGGATTATTATCAAACACCATTTTGGTGCTCTCGAGAAGAGAATAATATTCCGGTTTAATGACCGCTTTGTCAAAATC includes these proteins:
- a CDS encoding DEAD/DEAH box helicase codes for the protein MTTDADLLRKYAKLSSFEQTFLQFLSVLYEPAHTTLIVNCMKKLELRGPRGNSPTVANLNHYFSKFQKLGLVNKNQQCATEIVEILCKIAVKEGTFSLFAEVIREEAPVSYYYGKWSTRCWRAIREMRIGIYTQQFELIEEANEFLEQQCTEMAPSMPPAVQVTTQPFSSEWFRSLPVSFQFYLLDSVLRHAQANLISYPELLAFLQNEEGFSGFSSDERLPFKRLLFNQLLFRGDLNAATQLVSSDEDAFSGTGAKGTILFLQGELESSIHAYEADIDFLKSFSSDDNVAFFGPAGIFHILALLQYGAGNEQGKVADQISIAMTNFSHGAEIAAYHYLATVISAQQNISVPQELLNLKKEGKHHSLTLLFAGLSQYWLNRSLQSHLEKKIKMMLARARENGYDFMALAFAEILEKISHEKSDFREIIEELRAKNSIISLISILEPEEPWKRSLQALIHATVENQDTELPQDIRLVWMVNYKNGKISISPREQKLSPTGEWSKGKPLSLARLHESDKLPYLSIQDRKVCRAITKTYNQETHSTSFAFDMDKVLTNLVGHPLLFLSKSPTTPVEFAAGEPELLVEEIGDQLHIRFAQSITDGDITVFQETPTRFKIIAIKENHRRIAQITGKDGLVVPKEASDHVLTAIGNISSFMTVHSAIAVDQSSRSKANITLVEADPTIYMHLLPYGRGFRLDMFVKPFSEGGHYLKPGQGVENLMAEVKGKRLQTRRNLALEEEKARDVEELCPILDLATDMEQENDREWHLHDPDDCLQALIELQAISDRVVIEWPEGEKLSVTHQASFKNMNLKIRTNRQNWFSMSGHLTLDRDKVIDLKELLLKVKQSSGRFIQLGDGQFLALTQEFKKRLEDLNTYGEDSDDQSGNEILVHPLAALPLEDLAKQASTTADAGWHLQLDRISDAQSFVPKLPSTLQAELRDYQVEGFNWLARLAFLGVGGCLADDMGLGKTLQSLAIILKNAAKGPTLVVAPTSVSTNWQSEVNRFTPTLNMVTLPAKNRSKAIKKLGGFDMLITTYTLLQQESELLSRVEWQTVILDEAQAIKNAATKRSKAAMSLRAKFKLITTGTPIENHLGELWNLFNFINPGLLGSIGNFNEKYAIPIERFQDRDAKIKLKKLIRPFILRRIKSQVLEELPPRTDVTLQVEMSDEEAHFYEALRQNALDILESNKDKKGRHLQILTEIMKLRQACCNPRLISPDTSIQSSKLQIFSSVVEELIGGRHKALVFSQFIGHLKIIREYLDSQGISYQYLDGSTPSKDRKTRVDDFQSGQGDLFLISLKAGGLGLNLTAADYVIHMDPWWNPAIEDQASDRAHRIGQTRPVTIYRLVCKNSIEEKIVKLHQEKRDLAGSLLEGSDISAKMSSDDLIDLIREG
- a CDS encoding cereblon family protein, whose translation is MVDAYLFKEEDETTADIDTVGQDEQEDEPEKALFCKFCGHLITHADHAVEMNDSHRHAFFNPAGVIFEIRCFSSAAGCTVQGESFSEFTWFAGYIWTLAFCSMCANHMGWYFSSGDLGFYGLIEKHLVS
- a CDS encoding homoserine dehydrogenase, giving the protein MREIQVGLIGFGTVGQGLARTLLQQKDLIEQRSGATVLLSRVADINHDTLPQEFQETVFSKDANDIFEDPQIDIVVELIGGIEPAKSFLLKAIAKGKHVVSANKALLSTHGREIFSAAAANDVEVGFEASVGGGMPVIKSLKEGLIANTILSIRGIMNGTANYILTQMTEHGYAFADVLRDAQQKGFAEADPTYDIEGIDTAHKLAILMTIAYGKHVHLDHVTTEGISNIHPIDIEFAREFGYRIKLLAISHNHGSHMEARVHPTMVPESHMLANIHGAFNAIQFTGDIVGDVLLYGQGAGMMPTGSAVAADVIDIGRNIIAGSVNRVPSLSYLPENISTPDITPMGELECPYYFRITAVDQPGVLSKITGVFGRHGISIKSMIQKSRGKGNPVFIVFRSHMARESEVQKAIAEINALDVITDPTVTIRGLIEDKNGH
- a CDS encoding adenylate kinase, which produces MGKNILVFGPNGSGKGTQGAIISKKYDIPHIESGAIFREHISGGTELGKKAKEYIDRGDLVPDDITIPMMVARLQKDDCKNGWILDGFPRSKDQAVTLAETLKKEDLALDYVIEIRLEREVAKERIMGRRLCVNDNNHPNHIAFDAIKPVEKDGKLVCRVCGGELKTRPDDQDEEAINKRHNIYYDEETGTMAAVNYFKNADGPKVISVDGSASIKEVTDSIMSEL
- a CDS encoding cofactor-independent phosphoglycerate mutase, translating into MKYLILVGDGMGDFPLAELGNATPLEAAATPAMDEICRKGELFRTKTIPEGYAPGSDVANLSLMGYDPAKYYTGRAPLEAASMGIALAPDETAFRCNLVTLAFESEKVIDMVDFTGGHISTAEAGELIAALEEECGGDLFHFFAGVSYRHLLTFRGDLPGLATVPPHDYIEQNIFRFRNNYLRHHSWADLLSKAEKVLAQHPVNRKRLANSQLPANSIWLWGEGKMPQMPTFRERFNIQGSMISAVDLLKGIGVNAGLRIIDVPGATGFLDTNYRGKAEAALEALQSQDFVFVHLEAPDESGHQGSIKNKLQAIEDFDSKIVGYIIEALHHKGVDFRVSVTTDHYTPIALRTHTIDPVPTLLYDSRHTENGCGLSFSERSAQSKNIRLLENGHELINTLLQQPCNSK
- a CDS encoding acyl-CoA thioesterase, which translates into the protein MKEPVHRSRCRVLYGDTDAAGVVYNANYLRYFEIGRTEMMRDWVCSYRDIEKLGILLPVTECFSRFKAPAFYDDLLTIETAIDTLKKVSCRFHYRITRDDPELGQPKLLVKGYTIHAAVNREGRLVQLPEEISAKLHGLIKMNLPQQ
- the cobA gene encoding uroporphyrinogen-III C-methyltransferase, with the translated sequence MDEKKGNGRIGKVYLVGAGPGDPGLITVRGKYLLEKAEVVVYDYLASRKLLKHVSKDAILIYAGKKGGAKHTHTQDEINQMLVDHALAGKIVVRLKGGDPFIFGRGGEELERLFAANVPFEVVPGVTSATAAATYAGIPITHRNYTASVAFLTGHEDPTKKDSNVDWSKLATGAGTIVVYMGIKNLPIIVENLVKHGRDPKTPVAVVRWASTPEQRTVVGTLGTIKDVVAEAGIKPPSLIIVGEVVTLRETIDWFEKRPLFGKKIVVTRTRDQASRLIADLEENGADCFECATIDIQPVDSYDILDTELERIEEYHWILFSSLNGVTYFFDRLFKRGMDARDLKGPGIAAVGRSTADLLHSYGVNADLIPPVFTSEGLADSLLDQGVEGRNILIPRAEKGREVLPETLRGAGAQVTIAPVYKNVLPEDRKKELRAELETGKVDMVTFTSSSTVRNFLTMLGAGSEGELKELLKDVKITAIGPITAKTITDNGLTVNLQPEEHTIEEMVKTIVSYYTELRAQQK